From Myotis daubentonii chromosome 7, mMyoDau2.1, whole genome shotgun sequence, a single genomic window includes:
- the LOC132238130 gene encoding Fanconi anemia group B protein-like: MSSNEQERVLCYNGEVLVFQLSKGNFADKGPAEIPILHVRRMVFDRETSAFVQKSTGSFSIKEENSDLKILCCNCISDFRTGMNLPYIMIQCNEKNNVFKYFLLFLHSTNKFEKRLNFRLAHELKDGLGVFNGPLIIWKHVKTFFYLSPQTSEVTTVSINFSSIEWAGEIENLGMVLLGQKKCYLSEEESTSEPSKSDYATWNTRFCVCLLESEEVISDTYIIPPAYSSVITCVHVCATEFVNNKLRMSLIALTRRNQLISFQNGTPKRVCQLPFEDPCAVQLMDSGEDRLLVVSFRSSACGVWEKNFQVAAEWEQISSVLIDDFIGTGTEQVLLLLKDSLNSDCLSSFKITDLDNINYSSQTLDCNKDDVFEGKEDNRYLVIPALERRVKVGLASIQEVQQHLLLKEKVILKTYKALMNLLQGKECSTSIAEEECLVTLCGEEENPVHTCDTNLSGNSQVSKQLVEKTWYRVIDDSLVVGVKTTSSLKLPLNQVTLSLVMDEPHSSSFRLIKCQNRVIKLSRDSFSAPCSVPYEKGPEAKRIKLTVDSEEEEEESFVGGQYSEKECVQIVTAVTSLSPLLASSQVCCIVLLQIREKEKGNSSEHRFFPCGRLFLSLEDFSSGKYLVTFPQKPIEQMEDLFALLATLQKTCFQITSARYALTSMRTWLLEHMKCEVIKKFPEICFCKGSENLYGTLFHWQQRTPFEGILIIYARNQSILFQCLHNLTRVLPINCFLKNVKSGSEDFLCDHLALTLEKELVILGSLSSTLVKVENNLVQSYEASKENSSGVLTVLSDSKENIQPYREELQREKQTLEMDLKVSGALYRELTLQLAEVQLKSDLTAQKLSGR, from the coding sequence atgtCATCTAATGAACAAGAAAGAGTCTTGTGTTATAATGGAGAAGTCCTTGTTTTTCAATTGTCTAAAGGAAATTTTGCAGATAAAGGGCCTGCAGAAATACCCATTTTACATGTCAGAAGAATGGTATTTGACAGAGAAACAAGTGCATTTGTTCAGAAGTCCACTGGATCCTTTagcataaaagaagaaaactctGATTTAAAAATCTTGTGTTGCAACTGTATATCAGATTTCAGAACTGGAATGAACCTCCCTTATATTATGATACAATGCAATGAAAagaataatgttttcaaatattttctactgTTTCTTCACAGtaccaataaatttgaaaaacgTTTGAATTTTAGACTAGCCCATGAGTTGAAGGATGGCCTAGGGGTCTTTAACGGGCCTTTAATTATATGGAAACATGTTAAAAcattcttctatctctctccccagacTAGCGAAGTTACTACTGTGTCCATTAACTTTTCCTCTATTGAGTGGGCAGGAGAGATTGAAAATCTAGGTATGGTTTTATTAGGacaaaagaaatgttatttatcTGAGGAGGAAAGCACCTCAGAGCCTTCAAAATCAGATTATGCAACTTGGAACACCAGATTTTGTGTATGCTTGCTTGAAAGTGAAGAAGTAATAAGTGATACATATATTATCCCTCCTGCTTATAGCAGTGTGATAActtgtgtgcatgtctgtgcaaCTGAGTTTGTCAACAACAAGCTAAGAATGTCTTTGATTGCCCTTACTCGGAGGAATCAGCTGATTTCATTCCAGAATGGGACTCCTAAACGTGTGTGCCAGCTGCCATTTGAAGATCCTTGTGCAGTACAACTTATGGATTCAGGCGAAGACCGCCTTCTCGTTGTGTCCTTCAGGTCCAGTGCTTGTGGTGTTTGGGAAAAGAACTTTCAGGTTGCTGCTGAGTGGGAGCAAATTAGCTCAGTACTCATAGATGACTTTATTGGAACGGGGACAGAACAAGTACTGCTACTTTTAAAGGACTCCTTAAATTCAGATTGCCTGAGTTCATTTAAAATAACAGATCTTGACAACATAAACTATTCAAGTCAAACATTGGATTGCAATAAAGATGACGTATTTGAAGGCAAAGAAGATAATCGTTATTTGGTGATTCCAGCTCTGGAAAGAAGAGTGAAAGTTGGCTTGGCTTCTATTCAGGAAGTTCAGCAGCATCTTTTGCTTAAGGAAAAGGTTATCTTAAAAACTTACAAAGCTTTAATGAACTTGCTTCAAGGAAAAGAATGTAGCACATCAATTGCAGAGGAGGAATGTCTTGTAACTCTTTGTGGTGAAGAAGAAAATCCTGTTCATACTTGTGATACGAACTTATCAGGCAATTCCCAAGTTTCGAAACAGCTAGTAGAGAAGACGTGGTATCGTGTAATAGATGATAGTTTGGTTGTTGGAGTGAAAACCACGTCCTCTTTGAAGCTGCCTCTGAACCAGGTGACGTTATCGTTGGTAATGGATGAACCCCATAGCTCCAGCTTTCGGCTTATTAAGTGTCAAAACAGGGTGATCAAGTTGAGTAGGGACTCTTTTTCAGCACCCTGCTCAGTGccatatgaaaaaggaccagagGCAAAAAGAATCAAACTGACTGTTGAtagtgaggaagaggaagaagagagctTTGTTGGTGGACAATATTCTGAGAAAGAGTGTGTTCAGATAGTCACTGCCGTAACATCTCTTTCGCCACTTTTAGCATCCAGTCAGGTATGTTGCATTGTGCTGCTGCAAattagggagaaagaaaaaggtaacTCTTCTGAACATCGTTTTTTTCCATGTGGCAGACTTTTTCTAAGTCTAGAAGATTTTTCAAGTGGGAAATACCTAGTGACCTTTCCACAGAAACCTATAGAACAAATGGAAGATCTCTTTGCACTTCTTGCAACATTGCAAAAAACTTGCTTCCAAATTACATCAGCCAGATATGCCCTGACTTCAATGAGGACATGGCTCTTGGAACACATGAAATGTGAAGTAATCAAAAAATTTCCAGAAATTTGCTTTTGCAAAGGGTCAGAAAATTTGTATGGGACACTCTTCCACTGGCAACAAAGGACACCATTTGAAGGGATTTTAATAATCTATGCCAGGAATCAATCAATTTTGTTTCAGTGCCTTCATAATCTCACCAGAGTTCTCCCTATAAACTGTttcttgaaaaatgtaaaatcagGAAGTGAGGATTTCCTATGTGATCATTTGGCATTAACTTTGGAGAAGGAATTGGTTATCCTTGGTTCTCTTTCTTCTACCTTAGTTAAGGTTGAAAACAACTTGGTGCAGAGCTATGAAGCAAGCAAAGAAAATAGTAGTGGTGTTCTGACTGTTTTATCAGACAGCAAAGAAAACATCCAACCCTACAGAGAAGAACTTCAGAGAGAAAAGCAAACGTTGGAGATGGACCTAAAAGTGAGTGGTGCCCTTTATAGAGAACTGACTTTGCAATTAGCTGAGGTTCAGCTGAAATCAGACCTTACTGCACAGAAATTGAGTGGTCGGTAA